The following proteins are encoded in a genomic region of Scylla paramamosain isolate STU-SP2022 chromosome 40, ASM3559412v1, whole genome shotgun sequence:
- the LOC135092401 gene encoding uncharacterized protein LOC135092401: MAPRRQPATLQQQCVNHLACRLDHLCDQHAHAHTHAHLLAAAAHLDAVLPTALQAAIGEEVLVLTEARQVTPSPAHVRVLLLLRAQRLSASGSVVQSGVLEEGADGSHLEALTLLYGGCGGRAAHLYSFLHTAAALTTLVCTDFCDNTMIDIVARTCPRLHLLDLRGCYDVTDEGVVLLCGLQQGLRGSLEALGRGDVLRPTAPCCASLREIKLTMTKVTEAGVAIILLVLTDIHILRVPDVRMEKLFSFLQTLDHKDVQCNLREFHSREILNEFQLEVLVGLCPNLEYLQVSFTGSPDMDLARLRLLPRLQKLRRAKFADVNCDALEWFLREAGARLTHLFLYTYHTRFSQQKLSISRRHLQVLASHCPHLEGLCLDGYILGEDGDLPHRLPQGNLHYFRELTCLQVASMKLSEEDLQVFLAQSRDLRVLELVLHNPHVLHDRLLCDLLDAGVWTKLAKIRVLNSPLTSRALARLVAECPRLRELGCLYTWLVPKEHVAKFKHSVRRQNFDIEIY; the protein is encoded by the exons ATGGCGCCGCGCCGCCAGCCGGCCACGCTGCAGCAGCAGTGTGTGAATCACCTGGCCTGTCGCCTCGACCACCTGTGTGACcagcacgcccacgcccacacccacgcTCACCTGCTGGCCGCCGCCGCACACCTGGACGCCGTGCTGCCCACTGCCCTACAGGCTGCCATAG GAGAGGAGGTGCTGGTACTGACGGAGGCGCGGCAGGTGACGCCCTCCCCGGCCCACGTGCgggtgctactgctgctgcgggCGCAGCGGCTGTCTGCCAGCGGGTCTGTGGTGCAGAGCGGCGTGCTGGAGGAGGGCGCTGACGGCTCGCACCTGGAGGCCCTCACGCTGCTATACGGAGGCTGCGGGGGGCGCGCCGCGCACCTGTACAGCTTCCTGCACACTGCGGCGGCGCTCACCACGCTGGTGTGCACTGACTTCTGCGACAATACCATGATTGACATCGTGGCGCGGACCTGCCCACGCCTGCACCTGCTTGACTTGCGCGGCTGCTACGACGTGACGGACGAGGGCGTGGTGCTGCTGTGCGGGCTGCAGCAGGGCCTGCGAGGTAGCCTGGAGGCGCTGGGGCGCGGGGACGTGTTGCGGCCCACGGCGCCGTGCTGCGCGTCGCTGCGTGAGATCAAGCTGACCATGACCAAGGTGACGGAGGCGGGCGTGGCCATCATCCTGCTGGTGCTGACGGACATCCACATACTGCGCGTGCCTGACGTCAGGATGGAGAAGCTGTTCAGCTTCCTGCAGACGCTGGACCACAAGGACGTGCAATGCAACCTGCGGGAGTTCCATTCGCGCGAGATCCTCAACGAGTTCCAGCTGGAGGTGCTGGTGGGCCTGTGCCCCAACCTGGAGTACTTGCAAGTGTCCTTCACCGGCAGCCCCGACATGGACCTGGCGCGCCTGCGCCTGCTGCCGCGCTTGCAGAAGCTGCGCCGCGCCAAGTTCGCCGACGTGAACTGCGATGCCCTGGAGTGGTTCCTGCGCGAGGCGGGGGCGCGCCTCACGCACCTCTTCCTGTACACCTACCACACCAGGTTCTCGCAGCAGAAGTTGAGCATCAGCCGCCGCCACCTGCAGGTGCTGGCCTCGCACTGCCCACACCTGGAGGGCTTGTGTCTGGACGGCTACATTCTGGGCGAGGACGGCGACCTGCCGCACCGCCTTCCGCAGGGCAACCTGCACTACTTCCGGGAGCTGACCTGTCTGCAGGTGGCCTCCATGAAGCTGTCCGAGGAGGATCTGCAGGTGTTCCTGGCGCAAAGCCGCGACCTGCGCGTGCTGGAGCTGGTGCTGCACAACCCGCACGTGCTGCATGACCGCCTGCTGTGTGACCTGCTGGACGCCGGCGTGTGGACCAAGTTGGCTAAGATCCGCGTGCTCAACTCCCCGCTCACCAGCCGCGCCCTGGCCCGCCTGGTGGCCGAGTGTCCGCGCCTCAGGGAGCTGGGCTGCCTCTACACGTGGCTGGTGCCCAAGGAACACGTGGCGAAGTTCAAGCACAGCGTCAGGAGGCAGAACTTTGACATCGAGATCTACTAG